The Phycisphaeraceae bacterium genomic sequence CAGACACGGGGAGAATCTTCATTGTGGAGCGCGAAAACGTCGATCTCGTCTTTTTTATCCCGCAGCAGTTGCGCGAGCAGGCCATTGTCACGTCGAGTCAGCGCGATCTCGCCTCGTCGCCAACGTGACATTTCATCAAGATCGTCTGTTCGTATCAGTCCCAGGACACTTGCAATCGCCTTTTTGCGATCTGGATTGATCTGCGGATCAAGAGTTTTCATGCTCTGTGAGGCATCAACGAAAACGAGAATTCGACTCGATAGCGGAATGGTCTCCTCTGAGCGCAGGACCGGACCAATGAGCGCTAATAGCAGCCAGGTAACCGCCAGACCGCGGAGAATGGGCAGCAGCCGACTAACGCGGTCTCGTCGTCCGCGTACCTCGCGAAAATAAATGGCAGCAGCCAGCATGCCCAGCAGCAAAGCCAGCAGTAGCCCCGTGGAAAAGCCAAGTTCCCCTTGGAATTGCAGACTCATGCCGGGCGTTTCCTGGTGATCCATTGTTGGAGAAACAGCTCGACAAAGAGCATCGCTACGACAGCAATAAAAATGGGTCGCCAGATTTCGCGGCCAAACCGGCGCGTCTGATCGAGTGTTGAATACTCATCGCCTGACGAGATCACTGTCGCGCCTGCGGACTTTGCTAATGACGCGAGTTTTGATGACTCCATTGCCGCGAGACGGGATTCGTTCCTATTGGCTGAAACGACATAGGGAATGGAGTTTGAACCAACGATGAAGGTGTAGATTCCGGGTCTGGAAGTATCTGCGTATTTAGCTGAGATCAGGCCGTCGGACTGATCGGCGATGATTTCATGTTTTTGTCCCGTCGGATCGGACACGACTATCTTTGAATCTGCTGTCATTGAATCCAAATGAAGAATAAGCGGTGTACCTGTAGCGACGTTTCGTTGCGGTTGTGCGATGCTTATTGATGCAATGATCTCGCGCATCAGCATGACGTAACTTGAATTGAGCGGCAAAGAACTCCAGTCAGCATCACATGCGGTAGCAGCCAGAATTACCTGTCCACGACCAAAATGGCGTTCGACCAGAAACGGATCTCCATTCTCCAAACGAGCAATGACTTTTGCAGCAACCTGCTCGCTTTCAGGCGGTGATATTTCCAGCGCAAACCAACTACGAATATCCGCATCCGTAAGGTTGCCGTTTCGCGGATCGTTGAACAGCGTCAGTGCTGGATGATCGAACCTCTGTGCTGCGATTCGTGTAGCTCGCTGGCTGTTTGCAGTGAGGCGGCCCAATCTGGCAGGCAGCAGACCTTGACCATTCTCAAACAAGCGATCGTTGTACCACGATGCCTGTATGCGGTTGCCCGGAAAGATAATAAGCCCGCCTCCCGCACGAACGAATCGACCCAGCATTTCGATCTGTGTGTCGCTGAGTTGTCGTACGTTAGCGAGAACGACGGTCTTGATGCCGTCGAGAGCGCGAGGCGTCAGGCCGGGTGTCTCAACGACGCGCGGTTGAAACATGGAGTCGCTGTTTGCCAAGGGTCGCAGAGCCAGTGAGAGAAAATCAGTTTCACCTCGCAGCGGCTCCCGACTTGGCTCACCATTGACCAACAGAACCGGAATCTGATCGATGACTTCTGTTGAATAGAAAGCGGTATTGTCAACCGCGAGTGCGTCGTCATCAGTGGAAGCTTCGATCAGGTGCGGGCCGGGCTGTTCAAACGTGTGCGTGAATATCGCTTGACCGCTCTGACCGGCTGGCAATGAAAGGCGAGCCTGTCCACGCTCGCGTCCATCCACACGGAGATACACATGCAGGTCGGAATGCGAAGTCCCCCCGACATTACTGGCGGCGACACGAATGACGACAGGCCGGTTAACCACGTTTCGCGCGGGTGATACCGTAACAGCATCAACTGATACATTGTCGGCTTCTGTTGCGCCTACGTTGACCCAGGTGATGATGGGTTTCACTGGAAGTGCAGCGATCTGTTCCCACGCTGTCTCGCGGGCAGGAGCATCAGAGTCGCTCCAGTTTCCAGGCTGGAAATCACTCACGATCACGAGTGAGCGTTGTGCCAGCGACGTTTTTTTCAATATCGTTGCTGCTAATCCCAACGCTCGACTCGTGTCCGTTCCGCTGCCGTCACAAGGCACGGAATCGAGTTGCTGATTTAGCTTCAGGAAGTCCAGACGACCCTCACTTCCAAGGGTGCGTACTCCGCCGCTCATGAGTACGACGGAAGCCTCTGATCCAGCCGGGAGGCGGCTGAGAATAGCTGCCACAGCCTGCGTGGCTCGCTGCTGTCGCGTCACACCGGAATCGATGGCCTGCATGGAATAGCTGTTGTCGAAAAGAATCACCATCGCAGTGGGCGTATCACCCGATGGCGCGTGTGCGCCAGTGAGGACGGGACGCGCCAACGCGAGAGCCAGAAGAACGGGAATCAGCACTCGGACCAGCAGGAGCAGCAGGTTCTCAAATCGAAGTCGTCGTCGGCTGGCCTGAGCTGCGGGAATGAGCAGGTGCATCGCCGCCCATGCGATGACCTTGGGTCGGCTCTTGCTGAACAGATGGATCAACAACGGCAGCGCTGCTGCCGCAATACCTACCAACAGGGCAAGGTTAAGAAAGGTCATGCCCGCCTCGCCCGCAAAGACAGATATTTCGCCAGTGCATCAGCGTACGGCTGGTCTGTAATTAACGGCACGAGATCAATTTTCTCCCGCGCACATCCTTGACGTAGTTCTTCACGGAATTGCGTCAGGTTTTTGATGTAGGTATCGCGCACCAAAGCTGGATCAAGCAGTTGCTGTTCGCCGGGTCGTTCAATCGACTCAAATTTCGTCCACCCCGAATAATCAAACTCAATCTCCGCACGGTCCCAGAGTTGAAAAACGATCACATCGTGCCTGCCGTGACGAAAGCGAGCCAACGCGCGAAGCAATTCTGCGGTAGAAGTGAAGCAATCGGAGATCAGGATGAGCAAACTTCGTCGATGCAGATTGGGTGCAAGGCTGGTCAGCACCTTACTAAGTTCGGTTTCACCTGCCGGCTGACTTTTTTCTAATTCGTCGAGAAGGGTCCGCAGGTGGGCCGGACGGGCGCGAGGTGGTATGTACCGCCTTACTTTTGCATCGAAAGTCACGAGGCCGACCGCGTCCTGCTGCTGAAAGAGGAGATACGCCAGCGATGCCGCGAGTCGCACGGCATAGTGATATTTGGAATATCCAGCGACGTTTCGAAATCCCATTGACGCGCTGGCATCAAGGACGATCGTCGCTCGAAGGTTGGTTTCTTCCTCATATTCGCGGATAAAAAAGCGGTCGGTTTTGCCGAAAACTTTCCAATCCAGATGACGAATCTCGTCGCCTGCCACATAAGGACGATGTTGGCGAAACTCGACGCTGAAACCTTTATGCGGCGAGCGATGGAGACCTGAAAAAAAACCCTCAACCACCTGCTTAGCCAGCACGGAGAGATTGGCGATCTTTTGAAGATCGCGCGGCCGGAGGTAGTCGGTGATCTGAGCCATAATCGTTACAAAAAATTGAGTTCGGTTGTATCGAAGTACCGCGGGCGTCAGCCGCCATCCGCTGTCATCCTTAGTGATGATTGTCGTGGATTGTTCGATGATCCAGAACTTACATCACTCTGGCGGGGGTGCCGCGAGGGATGGCTTCGAGGATGCGGTCGATCAGCGAATCAACGGTCAGCCCTTCCGCCTCAGCGTTGAAGTTCGGAATGATGCGATGTCGGAGTACGGGATGAGCCATGGCTTCCACGTCCTCGATACTGACATGGAACCGTCCTCGCAGAAGCGCACGTACCTTGCCCGCCAGTATCAGTTGTTGCGATGCTCGCGGACCTGGCCCCCAATCCACCAGTGTTTTGACAAACGGCAGGGCTTCCTCTTCTTTGGGACGGCTTTTGCGCACCACATCGAGCACAAAATCCATCACGTGCTCAGGAACGGGCACCCGTCGAACGATCTGCTGGCAGGCCAGAATATCTTCACTGGTCAAAGCCTGTGAAATCATTGATTGCTGGGCACCCGTGGTCCGTTGGATGATCTCCCGCTCTGCTGCACGATCGGGATAGTCCACTTTGATGTGGAGAATGAACCGATCCCGCTGCGCTTCGGGAAGCGGGTAGGTTCCTTCCTGCTCGATGGGGTTTTGCGTTGCAAGCACAAAGAATGGTTCGGGCAGTGCGTGCGTCTTTCCGCCGATGGTCACTGAGTGCTCCTGCATGGCTTCGAGCAGAGCAGCCTGTGTTTTAGGCGGTGTGCGATTGATCTCGTCTGCAAGAATCATCTGAGCGAAGATCGGACCTTGTTGAAAAATAAGCTGGCGCTTCCCGGTCGCAGAGTCTTCCTGGATGATCTCCGTTCCAGTGATGTCGGCTGGCATCAGGTCGGGTGTAAATTGAACTCGGTGGAAGGAGAGAGCCATTCCCTCCGCTAGCGAGCGAACCAGCAGAGTCTTGGCAAGGCCCGGCACTCCTTCAAGAAGGCAGTGTCCTCGGGCGAGTATGGCAATCATGACCTGCTCAATGACCTCTTTTTGTCCGACAATGACCTTGCTCAGCTCCGTCGAAATTTTTTCGTACGCGGCGACTAGTCGCTGTGCCTGTGCCGCATCATCAGAGTGAGCAGTTTCAGAGGAGGCACGGGTCATAAAGTCTCCATGTTGAATTGGAAGCACTGGGATAGCATTCTCCCCTGCAGCGGGACGTTTGTCCTATTGCTTGTCATCGGGAAAAGACGCTTGCAACTCGTGATAGTTTCCACGGCAATCTTACGATTTAACGAAAGATCAGCCCAAAGTCAGCTATCAACCGAGCAGACCAGCAGGGGTGCAGGCAGAGATCAACTCAATTTCATGCAATTCAACA encodes the following:
- a CDS encoding VWA domain-containing protein — translated: MTFLNLALLVGIAAAALPLLIHLFSKSRPKVIAWAAMHLLIPAAQASRRRLRFENLLLLLVRVLIPVLLALALARPVLTGAHAPSGDTPTAMVILFDNSYSMQAIDSGVTRQQRATQAVAAILSRLPAGSEASVVLMSGGVRTLGSEGRLDFLKLNQQLDSVPCDGSGTDTSRALGLAATILKKTSLAQRSLVIVSDFQPGNWSDSDAPARETAWEQIAALPVKPIITWVNVGATEADNVSVDAVTVSPARNVVNRPVVIRVAASNVGGTSHSDLHVYLRVDGRERGQARLSLPAGQSGQAIFTHTFEQPGPHLIEASTDDDALAVDNTAFYSTEVIDQIPVLLVNGEPSREPLRGETDFLSLALRPLANSDSMFQPRVVETPGLTPRALDGIKTVVLANVRQLSDTQIEMLGRFVRAGGGLIIFPGNRIQASWYNDRLFENGQGLLPARLGRLTANSQRATRIAAQRFDHPALTLFNDPRNGNLTDADIRSWFALEISPPESEQVAAKVIARLENGDPFLVERHFGRGQVILAATACDADWSSLPLNSSYVMLMREIIASISIAQPQRNVATGTPLILHLDSMTADSKIVVSDPTGQKHEIIADQSDGLISAKYADTSRPGIYTFIVGSNSIPYVVSANRNESRLAAMESSKLASLAKSAGATVISSGDEYSTLDQTRRFGREIWRPIFIAVVAMLFVELFLQQWITRKRPA
- a CDS encoding DUF58 domain-containing protein, which encodes MAQITDYLRPRDLQKIANLSVLAKQVVEGFFSGLHRSPHKGFSVEFRQHRPYVAGDEIRHLDWKVFGKTDRFFIREYEEETNLRATIVLDASASMGFRNVAGYSKYHYAVRLAASLAYLLFQQQDAVGLVTFDAKVRRYIPPRARPAHLRTLLDELEKSQPAGETELSKVLTSLAPNLHRRSLLILISDCFTSTAELLRALARFRHGRHDVIVFQLWDRAEIEFDYSGWTKFESIERPGEQQLLDPALVRDTYIKNLTQFREELRQGCAREKIDLVPLITDQPYADALAKYLSLRARRA
- a CDS encoding MoxR family ATPase, with protein sequence MTRASSETAHSDDAAQAQRLVAAYEKISTELSKVIVGQKEVIEQVMIAILARGHCLLEGVPGLAKTLLVRSLAEGMALSFHRVQFTPDLMPADITGTEIIQEDSATGKRQLIFQQGPIFAQMILADEINRTPPKTQAALLEAMQEHSVTIGGKTHALPEPFFVLATQNPIEQEGTYPLPEAQRDRFILHIKVDYPDRAAEREIIQRTTGAQQSMISQALTSEDILACQQIVRRVPVPEHVMDFVLDVVRKSRPKEEEALPFVKTLVDWGPGPRASQQLILAGKVRALLRGRFHVSIEDVEAMAHPVLRHRIIPNFNAEAEGLTVDSLIDRILEAIPRGTPARVM